In Zingiber officinale cultivar Zhangliang chromosome 8B, Zo_v1.1, whole genome shotgun sequence, a single genomic region encodes these proteins:
- the LOC122017997 gene encoding patatin-like protein 2: protein MASDGTDPAISDSKPPPSLGKRITVLSIDGGGVRGLIPATIIDFLESELQKLDGPDARIADYFDVISGTSTGGLVATMLAAPGENNKPLFAAKDIVQFYLDHSPKIFPQQRSGFLSSALNLVDALAGPKYNGKYLHTKIKELLGDTKLSQTLTNIVIPTFDIKISQPIIFSTYETEKNPLKNALLSDICISTSAAPTYLPGHYFETHDDQGTTKSFNLIDGGVAANNPTLSAMSQVTKQILKSNTDFDSYEPVDYSRFLVLSIGTGTPKQEENYSAQTSARWGLLGWLYNGGNTPIIDIFSQASSDMVDIHLAHVFQAQDSEGRYFRIQDDTLTGDANSVDKSTEKNLQNLVEIGKKLLEKPVSRVNLETGLSEPVVDGKGGTTSNGDRLVYFAKKLSNERKRRQESLASNA from the exons ATGGCGAGCGACGGAACTGATCCGGCCATCTCCGACTCAAAGCCTCCGCCATCCCTCGGGAAGAGGATCACCGTCCTTTCCATCGACGGCGGCGGTGTTCGCGGGCTGATCCCTGCGACGATCATCGACTTCCTTGAATCAGAACTCcag AAACTCGACGGGCCTGATGCGAGAATAGCTGACTACTTCGACGTGATCTCCGGCACGAGCACCGGTGGCCTTGTCGCCACCATGCTCGCCGCTCCCGGAGAGAATAACAAACCACTGTTCGCCGCCAAGGACATTGTTCAGTTCTATTTGGATCACAGTCCCAAGATTTTTCCACAGCAAAG gTCTGGGTTCCTGAGTTCAGCACTGAACTTGGTTGATGCTCTCGCTGGACCGAAATACAATGGCAAGTACCTTCACACCAAGATTAAAGAACTCTTAGGCGACACAAAATTAAGTCAAACTTTGACCAACATCGTCATCCCAACTTTTGACATCAAAATTTCTCAACCCATCATCTTCTCCACTTATGAG ACGGAGAAGAATCCGTTGAAGAACGCTCTTCTGTCGGACATCTGCATCAGCACCTCCGCCGCCCCCACATACCTCCCGGGGCATTACTTTGAAACCCATGACGATCAAGGAACGACGAAGAGCTTCAACCTCATCGACGGCGGCGTGGCGGCAAATAACCCA ACGTTATCCGCCATGAGCCAAGTGACGAAGCAGATTCTGAAATCGAACACGGATTTCGACTCGTACGAACCGGTCGACTACAGTCGGTTTCTGGTGCTCTCGATCGGGACCGGAACACCTAAACAGGAGGAGAATTATAGCGCACAGACGAGCGCTCGATGGGGCTTGCTCGGTTGGTTATACAACGGAGGAAACACTCCCATCATCGACATTTTCTCCCAGGCGAGCTCCGACATGGTGGATATCCATCTAGCACATGTTTTTCAGGCACAGGACAGTGAAGGCCGTTACTTTCGCATACAG gacgATACTTTGACTGGTGATGCGAATTCGGTGGATAAGTCGACGGAGAAGAACTTACAGAATTTGGTGGAGATCGGGAAGAAACTGCTGGAGAAGCCGGTGTCGAGGGTGAACCTGGAGACAGGCCTGTCGGAGCCGGTGGTGGATGGGAAGGGAGGAACCACATCGAACGGAGATCGACTCGTCTACTTCGCCAAGAAGTTGTCGAATGAAAGGAAGCGTCGGCAGGAGAGTTTGGCTTCCAATGCGTGA